One genomic region from Candidatus Aminicenantes bacterium encodes:
- a CDS encoding tetratricopeptide repeat protein, with product MKNRLLVTLTILFVSGLFLTSGLNAQAGQGRGRLNGAVLDPTGKPIPNASITLEFENAGKKFETTTDAKGEWALIGLGTGRCNIIVVADGFLPNTQQFSVSQLNRNPAVNIVLQVDVEKKARLKDEVAVGQLEQGNNLFNDRKYQEALAVFNQFSVDNPSIYQIYLNIGDCYREIQDYKTAIQNYETSIEKAKANADTVIQAKGIASIGEVYLRQNDFKTSQEYFKKSLELNPKDEVLAYNVAEIYFNNQKVDDAITYYALATQIKPDWGTPFLKLGYAYLNKADYDKAIDSFNKFLQVEPNSDQAPVVQAVIDSLKKMKK from the coding sequence ATGAAAAATAGACTCCTGGTCACCCTGACCATCCTGTTCGTCTCGGGGCTTTTCCTGACCAGCGGCCTGAATGCCCAGGCGGGGCAGGGACGCGGACGGCTGAACGGCGCGGTGCTGGATCCAACCGGCAAGCCGATTCCCAATGCGAGCATTACCCTGGAGTTCGAAAACGCCGGCAAGAAGTTCGAAACGACCACCGACGCCAAGGGCGAGTGGGCGTTGATCGGCCTGGGAACCGGACGCTGCAACATCATCGTCGTGGCCGACGGCTTCCTGCCCAATACCCAGCAGTTTTCCGTTTCCCAGCTGAACCGCAACCCCGCGGTGAACATCGTGCTCCAGGTCGATGTGGAAAAGAAGGCCCGGTTGAAGGACGAAGTCGCGGTCGGCCAGCTCGAGCAGGGCAACAACCTGTTCAACGATAGGAAGTACCAGGAAGCGCTGGCGGTATTCAACCAGTTCTCCGTTGACAACCCGTCGATCTACCAGATCTATCTGAACATCGGCGACTGCTACCGCGAAATTCAGGATTACAAGACCGCCATCCAGAATTACGAAACCAGCATCGAAAAGGCCAAGGCGAACGCCGACACGGTCATCCAGGCCAAGGGCATCGCCTCCATCGGCGAGGTCTACCTGCGCCAGAACGATTTCAAGACCTCCCAGGAATATTTCAAAAAGTCCCTGGAGTTGAATCCCAAGGATGAGGTGCTGGCCTACAATGTCGCTGAAATTTATTTCAACAACCAGAAAGTGGACGATGCCATCACCTATTATGCGCTGGCCACCCAGATCAAACCCGATTGGGGCACCCCGTTCCTGAAGCTCGGCTACGCCTACCTGAACAAGGCGGACTACGACAAGGCCATCGACAGCTTCAACAAATTCCTGCAGGTTGAGCCGAATTCGGACCAGGCTCCGGTCGTCCAGGCCGTCATCGATTCTTTGAAGAAGATGAAAAAATAA